The Triticum aestivum cultivar Chinese Spring chromosome 3A, IWGSC CS RefSeq v2.1, whole genome shotgun sequence genome includes a region encoding these proteins:
- the LOC123063592 gene encoding general transcription factor IIE subunit 1 has protein sequence MGSLEPFNRLVRLTARAFYDDISIKGDTQAKTSRGDNRGMAVVVLDGLTRRQWVREEDLAKSLKLHSKQLRRVLRFFEEEKLVTRDHRKESAKGAKIYSAAAAAAGDGQPTKEGEEKVKLHTHSYCCLDYAQICDVVRYRIHRMKKTLKDELDSRNTVQHYICPNCKKRYSAFDALQLISYTDEYFHCENCNGELLAESDKLSSEEMGDGDDNARKRRREKLNDMQQRIDEQLKPLQAQLKRVKDLPAPEFGSLQSWERLNLGAFAHGDSAAAEAARNAQGQYNGTPMPYLGDTKVDVELAGSGVKAEGDESGRDGSALKVLPPWMVREGMNLTKEQRGESSNTSKGDEKSEVKDEKKQDSKEDEKSLQDEYLKAYYEALKKRQEEEDAKRLQQEGQAFSSEIHSERQVGMKAKREDENGEDEGVEWEEEQPAGNTSEEPYKFVDLNAEAPESGDDEEDEIDWEEG, from the exons ATGGGCTCTCTGGAGCCTTTCAACCG GCTGGTGAGGCTGACGGCGCGGGCCTTCTACGACGACATCTCCATCAAGGGCGACACCCAGGCCAAGACCTCCCGCGGCGACAACCGGGGCATGGCCGTCGTCGTCCTCGACGGCCTCACCAG ACGCCAGTGGGTCCGGGAGGAAGACTTGGCTAAATCATTAAAGCTCCACTCAAAACAACTTCGCCGTGTCCTCCGATTCTTTGAAGAAGAGAAGCTAGTGACAAGGGATCACAGAAAGGAG TCAGCAAAAGGTGCAAAAATATATAGTGCTGCAGCAGCAGCTGCAGGTGATGGTCAACCCACGAAGGAGGGAGAGGAAAAAGTAAAGCTGCACACACATTCCTACTGTTGCTTGGACTATGCACAG ATCTGTGATGTTGTACGGTACCGGATACACCGCATGAAAAAAACGTTGAAGGATGAATTGGACAGCAGAAATACAGTTCAACACTATATATGTCCTAACTGTAAAAAGAG GTACTCGGCCTTCGATGCGTTGCAACTTATAAGCTACACGGACGAGTATTTCCATTGTGAAAATTGCAACGGCGAACTACTTGCAGAGAGTGACAAGCTTTCTTCTGAGGAAATGGGAGATGGTGATGATAATGCACGGAAGCGTCGGCGTGAGAAACTGAATGATATGCAGCAAAGAATTGAT GAGCAATTGAAGCCATTGCAAGCACAACTTAAGAGGGTGAAGGATCTGCCTGCTCCTGAGTTTGGGAGTCTACAATCATGGGAAAGACTAAATCTCGGTGCTTTCGCGCATGGTGATTCTGCTGCAGCTGAGGCAGCTAGGAATGCACAAGGGCAGTACAATGGTACACCGATGCCTTATCTTGGAGATACAAAG GTTGATGTTGAGTTGGCTGGTTCGGGTGTAAAAGCAGAAGGTGATGAATCTGGCAGAGATGGTTCAGCATTGAAAGTCTTACCTCCATGGATGGTCAGAGAAGGGATGAATCTTACAAAAGAACAAAGAGGAGAGTCCAGTAACACATCAAAAGGAGATGAAAAATCAGAAGTCAAAGATGAGAAAAAACAGGACTCAAAAGAAGATGAGAAGAGTTTACAG GATGAATACCTTAAGGCATATTATGAGGCCCTCAAGAAAAGACAGGAGGAGGAAGATGCAAAGAGACTGCAGCAGGAAGGCCAGGCATTTTCTTCTGAAATTCATTCTGAGCGGCAGGTGGGCATGAAAGCCAAACGTGAGGATGAGAATGGTGAGGATGAGGGTGTTGAATGGGAAGAGGAGCAACCTGCAG GGAATACATCGGAGGAGCCATATAAGTTTGTGGATTTGAATGCCGAGGCCCCAGAATCTGGCGACGACGAGGAAGATGAGATTGACTGGGAAGAAGGTTAA